The following coding sequences lie in one Manis javanica isolate MJ-LG chromosome X, MJ_LKY, whole genome shotgun sequence genomic window:
- the LOC108402171 gene encoding protein kish-A, whose protein sequence is CGWGSTGLTLSAIFNFQSLLTVILLLICTCAYIRSLAPSLLDRNKTGLLGVFWKCARIGECKSPYVAVCCIVMAFSILFVQ, encoded by the coding sequence TGTGGCTGGGGCTCCACCGGCCTCACTCTGTCTGCCATTTTCAATTTTCAGAGTCTGTTGACTGTAATCTTGCTGCTTATATGTACCTGTGCTTATATCCGATCCTTGGCACCCAGCCTCCTAGACAGAAATAAAACTGGATTGTTGGGTGTATTTTGGAAGTGTGCCAGAATTGGTGAATGCAAGAGTCCGTATGTTGCAGTCTGCTGTATAGTGATGGCCTTCAGCATCCTCTTCGTGCAGTAG